From Mycolicibacterium cosmeticum, a single genomic window includes:
- a CDS encoding MMPL/RND family transporter — MSEHQADTGVEGSLPARLIRTLSVPILFLWIAIAALSNVLVPQLEVVGWERSVGLNAADAPGILAMRHIGQVFHEFDSDSAAMLVLEGDQPLGDDAHKYYDGLVKKLQADTEHVEHVQDFWGDPLTAGGSQSKDGKAALTQLYLRGNQGEELSNESVDAVRKIVADDPPPPGLKAYITGASPLVTDNFEVGSAGTNEVTAITFLVIGIMLLFVYRSVVTMLIVLVTVAIELAAARGVVAVLAHSGVIGLSTYSTNLLTLLAIAAGTDYAIFVVGRYQEARSNGLDRIPAYYDMWRGTVHVIVGSGLTIAGAVACMAFTRLPYFQTLGVPAALGVVVTLAAALTLGPSVLLIASRFGLMEPKGQLRARGWRRIGTAIVRWPGPILVVTCGIALIGVLALPGYQTSYDNRPYIPASAPGVVGMEAAERHFTEARINPELLMIEADHDMRNPADMLILERAAKAVLHTPGVALVQSITRPLGTPITHSSIPFQISATSASQIMNLGYQKDRADDLLKQANEIDNTINVLKQQLALQKQSAAYTHEQTEAFHDTVETVNDLRDKLANFDDQFRPLRNYFYWEPHCFDIPMCSALRSVFDSLDGISELSDKFTNITASLDKLDALQPQLVALLPPQIAIQERNKELTLSNYATTGGTNAQSDEALKNATAMGQAFDDSKNDDTFYLPPEAFDNADFKRGLKLFLSPDGKAARFIVTHQGNPADPQAIPHIDAIKDAVFDALKATPMSDAKIYVAGIGSTNKDIQEGMKYDLLISALAAIALILLIMMFVTRSIVAAIVIVGTVAVSLGASVGLAVLVWQYIFGIHLYWIVVPLAIILLLAVGADYNLLLVSRFKEELHAGLNTGIIRSMAGTGRVVTAAGLVFSATMASFIFSDLVVLGQIGTTIGLGLLFDTLIVRSFMTPSIAALLGKWFWWPVPVRQRPVPAPWPAPIQKESEEALS, encoded by the coding sequence ATGAGCGAGCATCAGGCCGACACCGGCGTCGAGGGCTCTCTGCCGGCCAGGCTCATCCGCACCTTGTCGGTCCCCATCCTGTTCCTCTGGATCGCCATCGCTGCGCTGTCCAATGTGCTCGTGCCCCAACTCGAAGTGGTCGGCTGGGAGCGTTCGGTCGGATTGAACGCCGCTGACGCGCCGGGCATCCTGGCGATGCGCCATATCGGCCAGGTCTTCCACGAATTCGATTCCGACAGTGCGGCAATGCTCGTCCTCGAAGGCGACCAACCGTTGGGCGACGATGCTCACAAGTACTACGACGGGCTGGTCAAGAAGCTCCAAGCCGACACCGAACATGTCGAGCATGTGCAGGACTTCTGGGGTGACCCGCTGACCGCGGGCGGTTCGCAGAGCAAGGACGGCAAGGCCGCCCTCACACAGCTCTACCTGCGTGGCAACCAGGGCGAGGAATTGTCCAACGAATCGGTCGACGCGGTACGCAAAATCGTGGCCGACGACCCGCCCCCGCCCGGGCTCAAGGCCTACATCACGGGCGCCTCGCCACTGGTGACCGACAACTTCGAGGTGGGCAGCGCGGGCACCAACGAGGTCACCGCCATCACGTTCCTGGTCATCGGGATCATGCTGCTGTTCGTCTACCGCTCGGTGGTCACCATGCTGATCGTGCTGGTGACTGTCGCCATCGAGCTCGCCGCCGCTCGCGGTGTCGTCGCGGTGCTGGCCCATTCCGGCGTCATCGGGCTGTCCACCTACTCGACGAACCTGCTCACGCTGCTCGCGATCGCCGCCGGCACGGACTACGCGATCTTCGTCGTCGGCCGTTACCAGGAAGCCCGTAGTAACGGACTGGACCGGATCCCGGCCTACTACGACATGTGGCGTGGCACAGTCCATGTCATCGTCGGATCCGGGTTGACCATCGCCGGCGCGGTGGCCTGTATGGCCTTCACCCGGCTGCCCTACTTCCAAACCCTGGGTGTCCCCGCGGCGCTGGGTGTCGTCGTCACCTTGGCGGCAGCACTCACGCTGGGCCCGTCAGTGTTGTTGATCGCCAGCCGGTTCGGGCTGATGGAACCCAAAGGGCAGCTGCGTGCCCGCGGCTGGCGCCGGATCGGCACCGCGATCGTGCGCTGGCCCGGACCCATCCTGGTGGTGACATGTGGGATCGCCCTCATCGGTGTGCTGGCCCTACCCGGCTACCAGACCAGCTATGACAACCGGCCCTACATTCCGGCCAGCGCGCCCGGCGTCGTCGGAATGGAAGCCGCCGAACGACATTTCACCGAGGCGCGGATCAATCCGGAGTTGCTGATGATCGAAGCCGATCACGATATGCGCAACCCGGCGGACATGCTCATCCTCGAGCGTGCGGCCAAGGCGGTGTTGCACACACCGGGTGTCGCGCTGGTGCAGTCGATCACGCGCCCGCTCGGCACCCCGATCACGCACAGTTCGATCCCCTTCCAGATCAGCGCCACCAGCGCCAGCCAGATCATGAACCTGGGCTACCAGAAGGACCGGGCCGACGATCTGCTCAAGCAGGCCAACGAGATCGACAACACCATCAACGTTCTCAAACAGCAACTGGCGCTGCAGAAGCAGAGCGCGGCATACACCCACGAGCAGACCGAGGCGTTCCACGACACCGTCGAGACGGTGAACGACCTGCGCGACAAGCTCGCCAATTTCGACGACCAGTTCCGCCCGCTGCGAAACTACTTCTACTGGGAGCCGCACTGCTTCGACATCCCGATGTGTTCGGCGCTGCGGTCGGTGTTCGACTCACTGGACGGCATTTCCGAGCTGTCCGACAAGTTCACCAACATCACCGCAAGCCTGGACAAACTGGACGCCCTGCAGCCGCAGTTGGTTGCCCTGCTGCCGCCGCAGATCGCCATCCAGGAACGCAACAAGGAACTCACGCTGTCGAACTACGCGACCACGGGTGGCACCAACGCCCAAAGCGATGAGGCCCTCAAGAACGCCACCGCGATGGGGCAGGCCTTCGACGACTCCAAGAACGACGACACGTTCTACCTGCCCCCGGAGGCCTTCGACAACGCCGACTTCAAGCGCGGCCTCAAACTGTTCCTCTCCCCCGATGGCAAAGCCGCCCGGTTCATCGTCACCCACCAGGGCAACCCGGCCGACCCTCAAGCCATCCCGCACATCGACGCCATAAAGGACGCGGTATTCGATGCGCTCAAGGCGACACCGATGTCCGACGCCAAGATCTATGTGGCCGGAATCGGGTCCACCAACAAAGACATCCAGGAAGGGATGAAGTACGACCTGCTGATCTCGGCGTTGGCCGCGATAGCACTGATCCTGCTGATCATGATGTTCGTGACCCGCAGCATCGTGGCCGCCATCGTCATCGTGGGAACCGTCGCGGTCTCCCTGGGCGCCTCGGTCGGTCTGGCAGTCTTGGTGTGGCAGTACATCTTCGGGATCCATCTGTACTGGATCGTGGTACCGCTGGCGATCATTTTGCTACTGGCGGTCGGTGCGGATTACAACCTGCTGCTGGTATCCCGATTCAAAGAGGAGTTGCACGCGGGTTTGAACACAGGCATCATCCGGTCCATGGCGGGCACCGGCCGCGTGGTCACCGCCGCCGGACTGGTGTTCTCGGCGACGATGGCGTCGTTCATCTTCAGCGACCTGGTGGTCTTGGGTCAGATCGGCACGACGATCGGTCTGGGTCTGTTGTTCGACACGTTGATCGTGCGGTCGTTCATGACGCCATCCATCGCGGCCTTGCTGGGTAAGTGGTTCTGGTGGCCGGTGCCCGTGCGCCAACGCCCGGTGCCGGCGCCGTGGCCGGCTCCCATTCAGAAAGAGTCCGAGGAGGCCCTGTCATGA
- a CDS encoding MmpS family transport accessory protein, protein MSKFSLSTLARRQWTVIVAILVVAVVAFAISRLHGIFGSDNEISRPGSDALENTGYNPKRVLFEVFGSPGSVATINYLDIHAQPQRVDNVPLPWSQELVTDDPTMYADLRAQGDGDVISCRITVNGIVKDERSSDNVNGYIACLDKTA, encoded by the coding sequence TTGAGCAAGTTCTCGCTGAGCACGTTGGCACGCCGGCAGTGGACGGTGATCGTCGCAATCCTGGTGGTGGCCGTGGTTGCCTTCGCGATCAGCCGACTGCACGGCATCTTCGGCTCCGACAATGAGATCTCCAGGCCGGGCTCGGATGCCCTGGAGAACACCGGCTACAACCCCAAACGCGTGTTGTTCGAGGTGTTCGGGTCGCCCGGATCGGTGGCGACCATCAACTACCTCGATATACACGCCCAGCCGCAACGCGTGGACAACGTGCCGTTGCCGTGGTCCCAGGAACTGGTCACCGACGACCCGACGATGTACGCCGATCTGCGGGCCCAGGGTGACGGTGATGTCATCAGTTGCCGCATCACCGTCAACGGGATCGTCAAAGACGAAAGGTCTTCGGACAACGTGAACGGATACATCGCCTGCTTGGACAAGACAGCATGA
- a CDS encoding TetR/AcrR family transcriptional regulator, whose translation MTSDLRDDTSGCPWSAREAELLAITLELLQEHGYDRLTVDAVAVRAKASKATMYRRWPSKADLVLAAFIEGTRSAFVPPHTGSLRGDLLEIGRSTCQQACEHMRTMRAVLNEMSHSPALQEAMREKFILQRRLVIEGVFAEAIARGEMAATAINEEIFDLLPGYLVFRSLISDRPPSDETVRVLVDDVLLPSLTGHGKA comes from the coding sequence GTGACTTCCGATCTGCGCGACGACACCTCGGGCTGCCCGTGGAGCGCGCGGGAGGCCGAACTCCTCGCGATCACGCTGGAGCTGCTCCAGGAGCACGGGTATGACCGACTGACCGTCGATGCCGTCGCCGTCAGGGCCAAGGCCAGTAAGGCCACCATGTACCGGCGCTGGCCGTCCAAGGCCGACCTCGTGCTCGCCGCGTTCATCGAGGGCACCCGAAGTGCGTTCGTCCCGCCCCACACCGGCTCGCTGCGCGGTGACCTGCTGGAGATCGGCCGGTCGACCTGCCAGCAGGCGTGTGAGCACATGCGCACCATGCGGGCGGTGCTCAACGAGATGTCGCACAGCCCGGCACTGCAGGAGGCAATGCGCGAGAAGTTCATCCTGCAGCGCAGGTTGGTCATCGAAGGGGTGTTCGCCGAGGCGATCGCCCGAGGCGAGATGGCGGCCACGGCAATCAACGAGGAGATCTTCGATCTGCTGCCGGGGTATCTGGTCTTCCGGTCGCTCATCTCGGACCGGCCGCCGAGCGACGAAACCGTACGGGTACTCGTCGACGATGTGTTGCTGCCCAGTCTGACCGGTCACGGCAAGGCGTAG
- a CDS encoding DUF732 domain-containing protein, which produces MKFAIGIVIACAAIGLAAPAAADPAYDRDPDTNFAHELHTYGIYGQKDYNAWIGKLVCKRLYNNVDHDAFASAKFIGDNLDRHNTTQQNWQFLGAALNYYCPEKRVILDQAAAAQH; this is translated from the coding sequence ATGAAGTTCGCCATCGGTATCGTGATCGCCTGCGCCGCAATCGGGTTGGCGGCACCGGCGGCCGCGGATCCGGCGTATGATCGGGATCCGGACACCAACTTCGCCCACGAGTTGCACACCTACGGCATCTACGGGCAAAAGGACTACAACGCCTGGATCGGCAAACTGGTCTGCAAACGGCTCTACAACAACGTCGACCACGACGCGTTCGCCTCGGCCAAATTCATCGGCGACAACCTCGACCGGCACAACACCACCCAACAGAACTGGCAGTTCCTCGGCGCCGCCCTGAACTACTACTGCCCGGAAAAACGCGTCATCCTCGACCAGGCCGCCGCCGCCCAGCACTGA